The stretch of DNA gggaggctgaggcaggcagatcacaaggtcaggagtttgagaccgtcctgactaacatggtgaaatcccgtctgtactaaaaatacaaaaattaggtggtgcgcatctgtaatccctgctgctccaagaagctgaggtgggagaattgcttgaacctgggaggtggaggtagcagtgagccaagatcacgccactgcactccagcctgggtgacagagcgagactccattaaaaaagaaaaaaaaaaaaagatgttgcaGAGTTTGTGTGTGTAGTAATCAATCCTATACCTGCTTGGCCAAGGAAAGATGACTCCTATCAAAATATTTCCACGAACCCCCAGGAAGAGACATTCTCCTCCTCCTTGTTCTGCTGGAGGACAGCTGGATAGCCTGGCCTCCAAAGACCTGCAGCTCTTTCCCCGCCTGGGCCCACCCAGCCACTTCCACCACTGGGGTGGCTGAATCAGGAAACTGATCTTCCTGTGTCTGCTCTAACACCCTTCTCCACTATATCCTCACTTGACTGTTGAGCTTGGCTTACCATGCTGGACTCTTCCTTGCCCTTTATGGTGTGTTTCCATTTTGGGTCCCTAACTATCCCTCTAGGTAATCTGGCTCCTGCTGACTGCCCCCCACCTAGCTTCATCATTCTCTTGGCATGTGTCTAAACACGACGGATGATTAGGGTTCCATCATTTTACAGAAAGCACTCCAGGCCCTATACAAATGAGCCAATGCCAAGGGTCATGAGAAGAAAGGATGTTTCTCACTTCTTCTGGGCAGAAATCTCCGTCTTGCTGTTGAAGGGATGTAGTCTGATGTCCAACTTCTCTTGTTAGAGGTCGAGATGCCTTGTGAATGTTGTACAGTTCGTGCAAACTGCAGCCTTGTGCATGAAGCTGGGAGGGTATTTATCATTCATCAGGACTCTGAGATCCATGAAATCTTTGATTGGTTCAAACCCATTCTGTCTAACTTCAAAGATGAGTTCTTAACTGCTGCTGTTGAGGTGTAGACTGCCCAGCCCAAAGGGTTTTGGAAATTATCTGGGCTCATATGTacaaaagagaaaaggggaggCCCAGAAAGGTATGTAACTCAGCCCAGCCTTCCCCCTCCCACCCGTTGTTGGTTCTGGGCTGGGACCCAGTGGGTGTCCAGATGCCTGACAACATTCTCCAGGCCAAGATACATAAGAGTCCTGTGGTCTGGGGATGCGAGGACAGCTGGACAAACAGCTTGGGGACTGCGGGGCCAGTCTCCTGCCAGGACCTGGTGCCCTCATGGGGGAGTGGGTGGAGTGCTGAGGGCAGCAGGGGATAGTGGGCCCCTACAAGCACCCTCCCTCTCTAAGCCTGTGCCAACCCCACATTGGAGAAGAGCTCCCTCCTGAATGCCTGACGAGCTCCGAGCCTGGCTGAGTCTAGAAAAGACTCCATTGCAGACTCTGGGCCCGGAATTGTGTTTGGGTCTTGGGATCATCTGAGTGGCAAGGGATTCCCCAGCAGCCTCCTGGCTCATGGAGAGTTTCTGGATGGGCATACTCTCATAGCAAGTGATTTTCAGAGCCAGGAACTGTCCCTTAGGGGAACCTTCTGGGCCACTAAAACCTCACAATGGGACTTCCTTGTGCTGACTGGAATATAGAGTTAAATTCTGGTCATGCTCACTGAGAAAGGGTCAAATATGGGAATCTCTGATTGGCCCAGAGCCATAGAACCACATGCCATCTAAGTTGAATGCCATCACTCAGGTAAAAACGTCTCATTGTACACATAAGGAGACCAAGGCCCAGAGCAGGCAAAGGATTTGTCCATGATCACACAGCAAACAAGTCTGGAACTCAACTCTTTGGACTCCATTGTTCTTCCTACCATGCCAGCAGCCATCACATATCCCAGATTTTCTGGGATTAAGTCCTGATTTTGTATaactttattccattttataattgGGATTTAAAGTGTGGGACTacctgtgatttttgtttttattcttttgtgagaTTTTTCAAATACATAATTTACAGATCATATAAAACACTCTTACTTAGATCACATGTCCTAAGCATGGGTTTGAAACGATTGACTTGGGGAGGGTCCAGCAGATTCCAAGTGTCTGCCAGGCCCCTCGCAACATTCTGAGTAAGGAATTCTGAGATACACTGTGAGCTTTGTGCCTTGTGGCCTGACTATCCTGGCTGACGGATGGTGCAGAAATTAGAAATTCATCCAAAGACTTCCATATAAAGGCTGGACATGAGGCCAGTGACCTATGAGTTGACGCAGCATGAGGACTCTGCCCAAAAGTGGTGCTCCATATTGGATCTCCATGTACCGAGCCAGGTGGAGTCCCTGCTTAGAGACAGAAGGGAGGGAGTAGAAAAAGCAAGCGGAGCTGGGGTTGTAGAGGAATAAGCAGCAATGGAGAGAAGGAGGAATCCAGAATGGGGATTTGGGGATTGCAAGAAGAACGGGTCTTGTGAGTGGCCAGTTTGTCCTGAACAACATCTCAGTTCACCATAAGTCCTGACCATGTACCTGGAAAGTATTTTCTTGGgtgtcttcccttcccttcatgTGTGTCCTTGCAATAAGCACCCTGAAGCACAGGAATAGTCATGGCCAGGACATCCTGGCAGCCACTCGGAATTCCGGACAACTGAAAGATGGGGGCATAGTGGGGTCAGTATTCCTCCCTGAGCCTAGTCCTTCTCCCTCCAGGTCGAGACCCAGTCAAACTAAGGGGAAGCATTGCTGGCTCTGTTGTCAGCTGATCCTAGGCTCCACAGTAGAAACTCTATAGGTAGAAACCAGGTTCCAAGATAGAAACTAGGTGGCTTCTCCCCATCCAACCCCATAGCACTCTCAGCATAAGGGCCAGATCTCAGGGGGCAGTGTAGCACAAGGCTGGTCCTAGGCGCCAGCCCCAGGTTATCTACAGGTTGGCAAGGGGGGAGTCCTGCATCCAACATGATCATAAATGGCCAGTCCCAGCAGCTTCCCACATGGCTGGATGACAGATGGGCTAGGATGGGAGAACCTTCTtcccttctcattctctttcctcttgcCTCTTGATTCTCTTCCCTGACTTACCGCCTAACTCCCCTACTTGTGCTTTCTAGGATCTCCTGCCAAATAATCTATGGTACTTGGACTTAAATTCTTGTCTTGAGTCTGCTTCCAGGGAAACACCCACTAAGACACAACTGTGATCACAGTTCATTGTCTGATAAGCAGGGTGCTCAACCCAGGCTCTGGGGCAGTTGAGGGGTGGTCACAGAAGGCTTTTCAGAGGAATCCATCCAAGCTAGGCCTTAAGGATGAGTTGGCATGAGCCAAGTGCTGTAGAGTTGGATGGGGAGAAGCCAAGTGCTGGGCATGGTGAAGAGCAGGGGCAGTCTAGGATCTGAAAAAGATCAGTTGAGGCTGGATTTCTGGGTACGAGGTAGAGTGTTAAAAACCAAAGCTGTTGAGGCAGGTTGGGCCTGGTCATGGCAGGCCTTGTGAAAGACTTTAGATTTTATCCCAGTGGGAAGTCACCAGAAGGTTGACGCAGGGGTACAATACCATCCCTTTCACATTTATTAAGCTGTCTCTCAAATATCTAAATACAGATTTGAGAGTAATTAGCTCTGTGGCTGATAATTAAAGCCCTGCAGTATGTCTGAGTTGTCCAAGGTGGTAGCCAGTAGCCACTACTGAGTGCTTGAATTGAGCTAGTCCAAACTGAAATATGCTGCTAGTGGAACATACACACCAGAATTTGAAGACTTAGTCTGAATTTAAGGTTATAAAATATCTaattaataatgttaatattgATTAATCCTGAAATGCAATATTTGAATATAGTGGgtcaaatattattatattatgtacataatatattcaaaattaatttcacctgttttcttttagctttttaaaaatggctactAGATGATTTGGAgttacatatgtggcttgcattcTATTTCCACTGGACAGTGCTGGGGAAGAATGTTACAGGAAGAGTTCCTAGGAAAGATTCCTGGGGCAAATCAGTGTTGAAGAGATGGTAGAGCGAGAGGAGCTGCTTTTGGAGCTCTTTGGTTACAAGGAGCAGCCCATCAAGTTAGCTTAAACAGAAAGGGGAATTTATTTGGAGAATTCAGGGATATTTAATAGAACCCCGGGGTAAAAAGCGCATCCAGGGCTGATGAGGAACCGAGACCTGGAATTCATTAAGAACCAGTGGAAGTCGCCTCACCAGCTCTTTTTATCTGGGCCCATGTGgtctcttgttctctttttctctgtgtgtctgcctTATTCTCTTGCTGCAACTGGCTTTCTCTGCTCTATCTGCATCTGGGCCAGCCTAGCCTCATGCTAACCTGCCTTCCCAGGGCAAGGACAAAGAGATGGATAAGAACCTCTTAAGATCTCAAATCCTAGCCCAGGAGAGAGTATGTGATAAATGAGATTTGGATCTGGAGTGCCCTGTGGTCTAGTTGGTCACCACCAGAGATGGCAGATTATGGAACTGTTCAGTTGGCAGATTCCGGGGATGCAGATCCTTAGaaaaggggtgggggcaggataGGCAAAGTGAACACTGCAGCATTTATAGGATACCGCAGAGGGGCCTGAGAAGGAGTAGCCAGTGTGTGGGGGGGAGCTGCAAACACGTGGCCTCTCAGAAACTAAGGAAGAAGAGAGTGACCAGTAGGACCAAATTTGCCAAAAGGCCAGTAAGAGGAGGGCTGAAGAGTGACTTATGGATCCAGCACAGGGAGGGGATGAGCGTCCTTGGTGAAAGCGGTTCCAGGGAGGGAAGGGGTAGGagccggagtgcagtgggggAGATGTATGAGGCTAGAAGGTGGATACAGGGGAGGCAGACAGCTCCTTTATGAAGTCTGGCTTCGAAGGGGAGAAAGAGCCAGTGTGGCCCTTGGAAGGAGATACAACATCCTGGCATGtgtttgtgttgatttttgttaaGTTGGGAGAAGCCTAAGCTTGTTTAACTGGTGATGGGCGGCAGCCAAGACAGAGGGAATGGGCAGAGACCCCAGAGGGAAAGGGATGGCTGCTGGTGGAGGGATTGGCTGTTCTGCTGTGGCTGGAGGGAACCGGGAACATGGCAGCAGATATTGACAGCGGTCAGCTACCATTGCAGTTTTCTGATATTGACAGCGGTCAGCTACCATTGCAGTTTTCTCAGTTAACACGAGAAAAACTATCTGCTGGGCATGGGGCTGAGACATAGATCAGAGATTTGGGGTGATCAGGGGAAAGAAATCAGGATTGGAGGGGCTCTGGCTTCTGTCTGCAGCCACTCTGGGCTTGGTCAGTCATCTGCTCATATGCATGCTGGGACGTGTagacacacacatgtattttcaTGCACAGGCGTGGTGTACACACCTCAGAGCACTCACATGTGCTTGCTCATGTTCACATCAGTCCAGCTTGCATGTACCTGTGGTGCCTGTACACAGGCCTGTCGTACATGAAGTGTGGATGGACAGATGTGCATGCTCACGTGTCCACACGGTGGCCAGCTCCCATCCCACCCCCATTCCTGAACATCATGGCTAGAGTTCTTATCGCTGTTTATTGAAacctcccatcaaagaaaagtgTGGGAGGCAAGAAGGGGAGGACTTCTCATCTTGTTAAGACTCAGTCTTGTTAGGACTGAGCCAGGGGATATCAGGGGACCTCAGGGGAAGAGGACCGGGACAGTGGGGGAAGGTGGCCAGTGGGGAAGggctagacagaagaatggcAGGGCCTGGGTTGCAGGGAGAACAAGGGCAGGGATGGCTGAACCTTTGAACtggccagggctgggcaggaggctctggtggtggtgatggagacACCTTCACCAAGCTCTCAGAAGGCTTCATCCTAGGAGGATGGACCTATATGGGGCCTCCCTATACTCCTAAGGTGCCTGGCTAGGATCAGTCTCTGGAGGGCAGGGAAAGGGGGTTCCGTTGTCCTCAGCTGGAGCCCAGGCCTGGTCCGTGAGGCTGTAGAGGGATCCTCTGGGAGGCCTTTTCCACCTCTGGCTCCTGCTTTGGCTTCTTTGCCCGCAGGGACCTAGGGACAGAGAGCTAAGGAAAAGCCCTGGGCCCAGACCTGCTTCCCCAGGGAGGAGCACTGATGGGGCCAGAGGCAGTGACTGACCAGTTTTCCAGGTCTTCGATAGTCTCTGGCAAGGGCTGATTCAGGGTCTCAGGCAGGAAGAGGGCAGCACTGCCCCCGAGGAGGGCGGTGATCCCGTAGATGATATTGGGGATGAAGGGCTGTACCTCACCCGTGATTTTCACCAGCGGGGACACCATGCTTCCCACGCGGGTCCACAGGTTACTTACGCCCATACCTGTTTGCCTGCGAGGGTTCAGAGTAGGGATTGGTAGCCTGTGTGTGGGGTTCATAAAGGATGGCTCCCCTGGGTAGAGGACAGGACAATGCCACAGTCCCACCTGACCTGTGTCCTCTGGCTGGGCCTGGCCCCAGGTCCAGCACCTACCTGATGACTGTGGGGTATAATTCACTTGTGTAGAGGAAGAGGCAGCTGAAGGAGCTGGATAGGCATCCCTTCCCAAACACAGCCAATACTGTCCTCACGGTCTGCAAGTCTGCAGAGGGAAGAAAATGTGGTGGGCCTTGGAGTTCAGGAGCACCTAAGAGTTCTCACTCCTTAGCTGATCTTGTCTCCCTTTTTGCTTTGGCTTCCAAGAAGCTCAGATCCAAACTTAAAGCTGAGTAATGCTTTGCATGCCTGTGTCCTGCTATGTTTGTGTTTTCCCCTGCCTCTGATCCtctatttccatttatattttgttgtatatGTTCTTGTTCTTGTCTTAAAATACCTCAAGTTCTTTTGGAAGGGTATAGGTGTTATCAACCAACTAACACCCATATAAAATAAACGTAGCTTTTCCAAGGTCATGATGGAGTAGGTTGTGGGGTCTTTCTTGAGCATGAGCTCTGTCGTTTTACCATCTCAGCTTATCTCTACAGTGATGTCACTCAGGACACTCTCAATACCTCAAAAATTTTCACACTATCCAGATACCACCATACTTTTTGCCCAGTCCAAGTCAGATCTGGAAAGGAGCTTTCATGTCATCTAGCCCAATTGCGTTATTTTCTAGAAGAGAGACCCTGAGCCCCAGAGAGTGCAGGGACCTGCTCAAGGTAACACAGTGACTTAGAGGCAGAGCCAGCAGTGAAGTCCCTGGCACCCAACCTGGCAGCCTCTTCCAGAGGGTTCTGGGGTAGCCCCAGTCTCTCACCCAAGGGCACAAAGGTGAGAGCCAAGATGGCCCCTCCTGCCAGGAGCAGGGCAGCGGCCTGAGTGGTATGCCGGCCCAGGTAGCTTAAGGAGAGGATGGTGATGAACTTGGCTGGGACATCGACCCCACCAAAGATGATCTGGAGGATGTAGAGGTTGACTCCAAATTCTTCCACACCCATAGCCAAACTATAGTAGGCAAAACCGGTAGcaaacctgagaggcagagaaggaTTGGTTAGCAcctgcagccaggcagaggccacTCCCCATGCTGGTCATTGGGTCACCAGGATGATGAATAGCTTCACTTCTTGTGCCAACTGCAACTGATGATaggggctgcttgagtgtcctttTGAGGTTTCTGAGATCGTGTCTGGGCTCAGGGAGAAAGTGCTGTGATTGACTGGTCATGTCTGACGTGGGCATGGTCCAGGGTGTGGTGGCAAAGGTGCCAATAACTGACTCTAGAGAAGATCAGGACTGGAGGGAATCTCGGAGACCAAAGGAGGCAGTAAATGATCTCTCCTGGTTGGGCAGCAGTTTAACATCCAGACTGGCGAGGTGAGCATTGAGCTGTATGCCTGGGTCAgatgtttcccttcctctctctgaaCTGTGGGATCCCTTTGAAGGGTTCCTGGACAAATTGAATCCTATTCACAAAGAAATGGCCAGGATGGGAAGCAGAAACCAGGTCACAGAAAGGGCTTTCAGGGAGCAGGAGAAAGTCAGACAGAGGAGAAAACTTGAGATAAACATAATTTTTGTCTTCGAGTCTGAAACCCATTGGTCTAGCCTTGCTCTGTGGGGTTCCAGAGGGCAGAGCTGACCCAGAGGGGGGCAGTGACAGAGAGGGAGAGCATGGGGACACTGAGCGGCAGGGATGTGAGCTGGGGAAGGGGCCTGGAACATTTGTCCTGTGGGTGAGGGGTGGGGCATTGTGACCCCAGAGGGAAGCAGACCCTGATGGCTGGAcctgggtgtggggcaggaaTGCAGCAGATTTCTGGGGTTGGGGCTGGGCTGTGGTGGCCCAGGAGAGGGGATTCTCTGACTTCTCTTTCAGATGCCCTAGGCCTTGCCCTTAAGTGAGCCTACTGGAGGCCTTGTCTATCACCCCTTCCTTGGCAGGGTGTGGGCAGGGAGAGGGGGGTTACCAGGCCAGGGAAAGACAGAAGGTCATGCGGCGCAGCATGGGTATCCGGAACAGGTCACTTGCGGTGTACTTGGCCTTGGCCAAGGAGATCTCCTTCTGCAGGTTGAGTTTGAGCTCCTTCGggcagaggagggggaggggtgcCATTAATGACCAGCTAGTGGGCAGGACGAAGAGAGGGAGATGCAGGCGTGGTGCCTCTAGAGGAGCTCAGGGAATCAGATGTGGTATAGGCTGTGAGCCAGGGGAACAGAGGCAAGGGGAGGGGCCAGCCCAAGAGTGGAGCACAGGGGTTCTGCTCCCAGACTATAGTCCTCAGCCCCTACCTCCAAGCTGagcctttctccctcttccttcttgcCATTGAAGACAGCCACCCGCCGGAGTATCTTCAGGGCCTTCGAGGACTTTCCAGACAAGACCAACCAGCGTATGGACTCTGGTGTCCACCTGGGGGCCAGAGACCAGTCACAGTGGCTCCTCCCACTCCAGAGCCCCTTTTGAGAGGCTGGAAGAACATCAACAGCCAGGGCCAAGGGGTAGGAGGACCAGAAACCTGAGCTATCTCACTGCAGATTTCATGGAATTTAAACTTGGACAAACTCTGCCCCTGGGCTGCCTGCAGCCAGCACAAATTCCAGTgttctcttcttccccttccagAAGACACTTTCCTCTGCCCCCGACCTGGGCCACTTGTTATTGTTGGGTGTCTTCCTTAACTAGGAGCCCCAGGCtctaggccaaggcaggtggggctgggggaggggatggCATGTTCAAGGCTGGACTGCTGCTGGAGGGTCCTGCACATCCACCTCCCCAGCCTTCcttgggctgcattcccagtcTCTCTGGAGAAGAAAGGGCAGGGCTGCAGCCACAGGGCAGCTTGGGAGGGGGATGGAGGCTAAGGTGAGGTCAGGGACTAGGCTTTGGGACCTTCAGATTCTCCCTGCAAAGGACTAACTCTGCTGGGGGAGTTGTGGGGAGGGAGTGAGCACAGCATGGGGTCTTGGGATTGGCAAATAGGCAGTCACCCCCACTCTCCCTTGCCCCCAGGCTATGCTTTTGAGATTGGCTCATTCTGAGCAGTTCCTGAGGGTCACCAGgataagaggaaaggaagaggttGAGATGTGGGGAGAAAGGAGTGGTGTTTGGAGAAGTCTGGTCCAAGGCAGGATCAGCTTTAGCTGTAGCCCCTGTGGGTGACCTGGATCCGGTGAGGCCCTCAGGGAGTGGACATTGGTTGCCTGGCCTCAGGCCACTGCCCCAGCTGATGGTGGCAGCTTCCTGGGCCCATCACTCCTCCTGCCCTGATGGTCTTCTGAGCCTGCTCTTACCAAGATTATCAGTGACTTCCTCCCAAAACCATGGCAAGGGCCTGGCACTCTATCCTCCTCTTCCCGAGAATTATGGCAGGAATGGCTTACAGTTAGTGAGCCTTCCTGTGTACCAGGCCCATGAAACTCTGGGTGACAGGcaacattatcttcattttacctagaaaaatatttttcttttttttcctgtttttgaaatggagcctcGCACtatcgcctgggctggagtgcaatggcatgatctctgctcactgcaacctccacctcccgggttcaagtgattttcctgcctcagcctcccaagtagctgggattacaggcacgcatcaccacacccggctaattttttgtgtttttagtagagacggggtttcactgtgttggccaggctggtctgaaactcctgaccccGCGATccgcccctcagcctcccaaagtgctgggattacagccgtgagccactgcacccagccacctagAAAAATCTTGATGCTCAGAGGGCATGAGACTTGCCCCAAGTCACACAGTGAACTGGCCCAAGCTCTCAACTGTGCTCTGCTGATCGCCCACCCTTATTTTGCCTCCTGACTCTGAGTGCTCTCACGCCTAGGTTGCCCATCCCCTCTGGGAGCTGCTATTCTCATTTCCGAGCTGAGGTTCCATCCCAGCTTTGCATCTTTTTGTGTAACTTTGAGGAACTGCttcacatctctgagcctcagtttcctcatctgcaaaatggggacaataatgtCTCCCTCACACAGAGAAGCCATGAGGATCAGAGACGACGTAGGTTGATGCCCAAAACGGGCTgtgcacatagcagatgctcaataaaaggTCGCTCCAAGACTTCACTTCTTTTCCTGAGCGCCTGTGGGATTTCCTGCTCTTTGGCTCtgactacctttttttttgagacgaagttttgcttttgttgcccaggctggagtgcagtggcgtgaccttggctccctgcaaccttcacctctcaggttcaagtgattctcctgcctcggcctcctgagtagctgggattacaggcatgcgccaccatgcacggctaatttttgtatttt from Homo sapiens chromosome 11, GRCh38.p14 Primary Assembly encodes:
- the SLC22A8 gene encoding organic anion transporter 3 isoform 2 (isoform 2 is encoded by transcript variant 3) — encoded protein: MEPCLDGWVYNSTKDSIVTEWDLVCNSNKLKEMAQSIFMAGILIGGLVLGDLSDRFGRRPILTCSYLLLAASGSGAAFSPTFPIYMVFRFLCGFGISGITLSTVILNVEWVPTRMRAIMSTALGYCYTFGQFILPGLAYAIPQWRWLQLTVSIPFFVFFLSSWWTPESIRWLVLSGKSSKALKILRRVAVFNGKKEEGERLSLEELKLNLQKEISLAKAKYTASDLFRIPMLRRMTFCLSLAWFATGFAYYSLAMGVEEFGVNLYILQIIFGGVDVPAKFITILSLSYLGRHTTQAAALLLAGGAILALTFVPLDLQTVRTVLAVFGKGCLSSSFSCLFLYTSELYPTVIRQTGMGVSNLWTRVGSMVSPLVKITGEVQPFIPNIIYGITALLGGSAALFLPETLNQPLPETIEDLENWSLRAKKPKQEPEVEKASQRIPLQPHGPGLGSS
- the SLC22A8 gene encoding organic anion transporter 3 isoform 3 (isoform 3 is encoded by transcript variant 4), coding for MAQSIFMAGILIGGLVLGDLSDRFGRRPILTCSYLLLAASGSGAAFSPTFPIYMVFRFLCGFGISGITLSTVILNVEWVPTRMRAIMSTALGYCYTFGQFILPGLAYAIPQWRWLQLTVSIPFFVFFLSSWWTPESIRWLVLSGKSSKALKILRRVAVFNGKKEEGERLSLEELKLNLQKEISLAKAKYTASDLFRIPMLRRMTFCLSLAWFATGFAYYSLAMGVEEFGVNLYILQIIFGGVDVPAKFITILSLSYLGRHTTQAAALLLAGGAILALTFVPLDLQTVRTVLAVFGKGCLSSSFSCLFLYTSELYPTVIRQTGMGVSNLWTRVGSMVSPLVKITGEVQPFIPNIIYGITALLGGSAALFLPETLNQPLPETIEDLENWSLRAKKPKQEPEVEKASQRIPLQPHGPGLGSS
- the SLC22A8 gene encoding organic anion transporter 3 isoform 1 (isoform 1 is encoded by transcript variant 2), with the translated sequence MTFSEILDRVGSMGHFQFLHVAILGLPILNMANHNLLQIFTAATPVHHCRPPHNASTGPWVLPMGPNGKPERCLRFVHPPNASLPNDTQRAMEPCLDGWVYNSTKDSIVTEWDLVCNSNKLKEMAQSIFMAGILIGGLVLGDLSDRFGRRPILTCSYLLLAASGSGAAFSPTFPIYMVFRFLCGFGISGITLSTVILNVEWVPTRMRAIMSTALGYCYTFGQFILPGLAYAIPQWRWLQLTVSIPFFVFFLSSWWTPESIRWLVLSGKSSKALKILRRVAVFNGKKEEGERLSLEELKLNLQKEISLAKAKYTASDLFRIPMLRRMTFCLSLAWFATGFAYYSLAMGVEEFGVNLYILQIIFGGVDVPAKFITILSLSYLGRHTTQAAALLLAGGAILALTFVPLDLQTVRTVLAVFGKGCLSSSFSCLFLYTSELYPTVIRQTGMGVSNLWTRVGSMVSPLVKITGEVQPFIPNIIYGITALLGGSAALFLPETLNQPLPETIEDLENWSLRAKKPKQEPEVEKASQRIPLQPHGPGLGSS
- the SLC22A8 gene encoding organic anion transporter 3 isoform X1, which translates into the protein MTGHTCLRDAGQGPKSHRQTQGAPSRAEKGNGPWEWDLVCNSNKLKEMAQSIFMAGILIGGLVLGDLSDRFGRRPILTCSYLLLAASGSGAAFSPTFPIYMVFRFLCGFGISGITLSTVILNVEWVPTRMRAIMSTALGYCYTFGQFILPGLAYAIPQWRWLQLTVSIPFFVFFLSSWWTPESIRWLVLSGKSSKALKILRRVAVFNGKKEEGERLSLEELKLNLQKEISLAKAKYTASDLFRIPMLRRMTFCLSLAWFATGFAYYSLAMGVEEFGVNLYILQIIFGGVDVPAKFITILSLSYLGRHTTQAAALLLAGGAILALTFVPLDLQTVRTVLAVFGKGCLSSSFSCLFLYTSELYPTVIRQTGMGVSNLWTRVGSMVSPLVKITGEVQPFIPNIIYGITALLGGSAALFLPETLNQPLPETIEDLENWSLRAKKPKQEPEVEKASQRIPLQPHGPGLGSS